The proteins below come from a single Aegilops tauschii subsp. strangulata cultivar AL8/78 chromosome 6, Aet v6.0, whole genome shotgun sequence genomic window:
- the LOC109777230 gene encoding uncharacterized protein, producing MTMRKHPSASSILVAPLLLMLLPAFALAAGRHNLITRDPQYSPQANPNPEPLPGKQPDPNPQPLPDPQPLPGPRPDPNPQPLPEPKPNPQPLPEPQPDPNAQPLPGPHPDPNPQPLPEPQPDPNAQPLPGPHPDPNPQPLSGQIPQPLMGPQSSPNRQPRPDPRSNEYPHPLAGSQPDPNPQPLPDPNPKPLPNQQPNPNPQPLPGPQPDPNPQPLPDPNPKPLPNPQPNPNPQPLPDPNPKPLPNPQPNPNPQPLPGPQPDPNPQPLPDPNPKPLPNPQPNPNPQPLPRPQPDPNPKPLPDPQPNPNPQPLPGPQPDPNPQPLPDPNPQPLPGPQPDPNAQPKPPLGTQAEKENVEANIILEEPLG from the coding sequence ATGACGATGAGGAAGCACCCCTCCGCGTCCTCTATTCTTGTAGCACCGCTGCTGCTTATGCTTCTTCCAGCGTTTGCTCTTGCTGCGGGGAGGCACAACTTAATCACTAGAGACCCTCAGTACAGCCCACAGGCGAACCCAAATCCAGAACCACTACCAGGAAAACAGCCAGATCCAAACCCTCAACCATTACCAGACCCACAACCACTGCCGGGACCACGACCAGACCCAAACCCGCAACCACTACCTGAGCCTAAACCCAACCCACAACCACTGCCAGAGCCACAACCTGATCCAAACGCTCAACCATTACCAGGACCGCATCCTGACCCAAATCCACAACCACTGCCAGAGCCACAACCTGATCCGAACGCTCAACCATTACCAGGACCGCATCCTGACCCAAATCCACAACCATTGTCAGGCCAAATCCCGCAACCGTTGATGGGCCCACAGTCAAGCCCGAACCGGCAGCCACGACCAGACCCACGGTCAAATGAATACCCTCATCCATTAGCAGGATCACAGCCTGATCCCAATCCACAACCATTACCAGACCCAAACCCGAAACCATTGCCGAACCAACAGCCAAACCCAAACCCTCAGCCATTACCAGGACCGCAGCCTGATCCAAACCCACAACCATTACCAGACCCAAACCCGAAACCATTGCCGAACCCACAGCCAAACCCAAACCCACAACCATTACCAGACCCAAACCCAAAACCATTGCCGAACCCACAGCCAAACCCAAATCCCCAGCCATTACCAGGACCGCAGCCTGATCCAAACCCACAACCATTACCAGACCCAAACCCGAAACCATTGCCGAACCCACAGCCAAACCCAAACCCTCAACCATTACCAAGACCGCAGCCTGATCCAAACCCGAAACCATTGCCGGACCCACAGCCAAACCCAAACCCTCAGCCATTACCAGGACCGCAGCCTGATCCAAACCCACAACCATTACCAGACCCAAACCCACAACCACTGCCAGGCCCACAGCCGGACCCGAATGCACAACCAAAACCACCACTTGGGACACAAGCAGAAAAGGAAAATGTGGAAGCAAACATCATCCTAGAGGAGCCGCTAGGATGA